A stretch of DNA from Gasterosteus aculeatus chromosome 7, fGasAcu3.hap1.1, whole genome shotgun sequence:
GCTGTGACGGGCACGGTGTCTGGCGCCAGGGACACGGTGTCAGACACTCTGACCAACGTCGTGGACAAGACCAGGGCCGCGGTCAGCACGGTGCTGGAGAGCAGGGTGGCGCGGCTGGTGAGCAGCTCCGTGGACACGGCCCTCAGCACCTCGGAGAGCCTGGTGGAGCAGTACCTGCCCCTGACGGAGGGCGAGCCGGGTGAGACATCCGTCTTGTGCAACGCACAGATACCATTCGTCGCATGACTATTTTACTGGTGTGGTGAAACACAATCAATGATTTTTTCTTACATCATTGGAAGTTTGTGTAACACGCTGAATCAAAGGTCAGTTGTTGAGAGGAGCTGGAGCACATTGTTAAGGAGGGATTGAGTTCATTTTCAAGGAAAACGGGACATGCatgaaaacagtttttattcTTCTGTCTAAAAGGAGCTTTTGTTTTCGTATCAAAAGGATTGACTGGTGAATCGTTCCATTTGTCATGGATTTAAAAGACTGCAGACACGTTTAACAAAACCCAGCAGCCATGTGCTACAGGCTCGAATTAATCATTAAACggaaaaacactaaaaagttATGCTTTTGCCTTTTCCTACAAATGTTCACCTTTTTTCATAAGAAAAGCCGATGGCtgcataaaacatttaaaataatttctcaTGTTTCCCTCCCTTGCGACAGAGCTGGAGGCAGAAGCTGTGAAAAGCTCTGAGGAAAAGGAGCCGAGCTACTACGTCCGCCTGGGTTCCCTCTCCACTAAGCTGCGGAAGCGTGCGTACACCAGGGCCTTGGCGAAGGTCAGGGACGGCAAGCAGCGCAGCGTGGATTTCATTTCTGAGCTGAACTCCGCTGTTGACCTGGTGGGTCTCCTTACTATATATCGATGAAATATAATCTTGGAGACAAACTTTTTACGATAAGAAATCTGCTTGATGTGTGTTCTTACCATGATATGGGGAGGAACTAAAAGCATACAGCACTACAAACACAAGGAAGCAGAATAATTTGAATTATCTTTCTTTAAATGCTTatgtacagaaaataaaaacatttgtttttctagaTTGAATATGGCAGAAAGAATATTGACGGGGCTAACCAGATGGTGAATAACAAGCTGACCGCCCTCGCGGCGTGGAGGCCCAACGGTCCGGACCAGCAGAATGGTCACGGGGCAGAGGTAAGAAAGTGAACGAAAACTAAGATCAAGAACACGTCAAATGAAAGCACCGATCGATACGCTATTCATGTCGTTCCTTCCCCCACCTCTCAGGTTATTGAGCACCGCACCTTGACCCTGGCACAATCCCTCACCCAACAGCTCCAGACCACCTGTCTGGTCCTGGTCTCCAGGCTGCAGGGCCTCCCCAACCAcgtccagcaggaggcgctCCTGCTCGGCCGCTCCGCCACACAGGTCTACGTCAGCTTCAGCAAGGCCAGCTCACTGGGCGATCTGCCGGACAGCGTGCTGAGCGCCAGCAGAGTCCAGCTGGGCCGAATGAAAGACTCCCTGGACAACGTCATGGACTACTTGGTCAACAACACGCCGCTTAACTGGCTGGTTGGTCCCTTCTACCCCCGGATGGACGCGGAGCGGACTCGGGCGCCGGCCCTGTCCTCCGGCCAGTCGCATCGAGAGGAGCCCGGCGAGGTGGAGATGGAGACGCTTCATTCCCACCAGCACCAGTGACCCACGTTGGgagttttaaatgtattccTCCTTGTGGGCTAATATTTGACGTTGCAGTGGTGCCATGTCAAACACGGCACTATTTTAGTtttaattctaaaaaaaaaaaaaaaaatgcagttttgTATGTAAGCCAATTTATTGAGACCTTTAGTCAGAAACTTTCTACATAAACTAATtgaataaaatacttttaaactTGTGAAAAGCGCTTTATTTTACAGACTTTATACACGTCAAATAAGCTTTATTATaggattaaaaaatataaaaacaaatgcttTAAATTCATTGAAATTGGAGCAAAGCATGTCCACAGTGGATCCTTAGTCATCTTCGCCTAGACAGATAGTCCATCAAACtctgaaaaaagaaagcagcgGTACATTTTGAATGTTCACCTATGtattacacatatatacacacttggatcccttttttcttttaaaggaaTGTGCATTACTGTGAGCTTCTGAATCTGGCACCATGCCACGTCATCCAGCACGTCCAAGTCGATTTCGTCCTTTGTTTCTTCAGAGAAGCACACAGTCTGGGAAGAACcagcagaacacaaacacacccgtTTGGGGGAAATCCGATAATAATCCCGACATATTTCAACATTTAGGAATACAAGCAGTAGAGGCAGACGTGAATATTCCCCAAATATAAAACACAAGTACCTGTCCTTGTGCTGTGGTAACAGAGATGTGTGCAGCAGAGCCTGCCAAGGGACAGTGCAGATCACCAGCAGAGACGACAGACCTGTGAACGTCAAATCTATCGAGTTAGAAGTATTTCTACAATTCTTTTAAAAATCATCTTCACGCATACTGCATGCATTTCCGCAGCGTGTTCTGCTCCAGCCAAGGCAGCAAGAGACCTCAGTTTGGACTTGGCCTTCGTGGTCTGGTCATTGGTCTTGGTCAGGCAGCTTTGAGTTCTTTTGGTCGTTGCCGAGGCGTTTCTGTAGGAAACAAAGCGCCATCTTAAAACTCCACACTCATTTACCACACAAGACCCTTTTGTCTCCAATGTTTACCTAAGACTTCCAGTGCTGTTACTGTTGACCAATGTCCTAGTCCTTTTTGTCCCCTTTCCTCCCTATaaacatggaaaaaaagaaactatgtCACAAGTGATTATTATGCAAGATATGGATTAGTCCACAAGTTGCGTCAGTCTAAGCGCAAGTTGAAACCAGTCCGTCTCCCCGATGAGTGCACACACGAGCAGCTTTAGGACGTACCTTAGAGGCCTTGGATGAGGACCTCTGGACTGGGCTGGACTGACCCGGGGATGAATCGGTCGATTTTActaaatatatatcatataaataaaaagtaggTGAGGATAATAAACTCTGCTTTTCACAGTCAAGATAATGTGTTACTACAACTGGGGTTTGAAGGAAGGCGCTTTACTTCTACTGTGCGTCCTCCTGAGGGGCTGCTGCATCTCGAGGGACTCGTTCTGCATCAGGTCAATAATCGCATACATGATTTTATTAACACGTGTGCATCGCAGCGGGCACAACTTCAAGGACTCCGCTCACCTTCAAGGCAATCGACACCTCACTTGCGGAGATTTCCTCCTCTAGCAGGAGATAAAAGGGTGATTAAATAAACACGTGAGCAATGACCTTGGAAAAATAGCTTTATTGGAGACGGCTCACCGCTTATCAGATCCGCTATGTGCGTTTTTTGAAGGGAAGGAGGCATCTTCATCAATTCCACCTTGAAGACCTTGTCCACGGTGGCCAACATGTTCTCCATTCGGCCGTCCAGCTCGTTCATTCGCTCCTgtgctgtgaggggggggggcagggaaaggTCGTCACGTTTAGGACCACGTCTGGGGCCGACTAGACCACGTGACACCCGCCATTTGACCCGCAGCGTCTGCCAAACCTTCTTTTTCGAACTGCTGAATGAAGAGCGCCAGCCGGCTGTGTCGCATCTCCCGGCCCAGCAGCTCCTTGAGATTGGCTTTTCCCGCGTTCCTCGTCCGCTTGGTCGGCATCTTGCTGT
This window harbors:
- the cdca9 gene encoding borealin-2, which gives rise to MPTKRTRNAGKANLKELLGREMRHSRLALFIQQFEKEAQERMNELDGRMENMLATVDKVFKVELMKMPPSLQKTHIADLISEEEISASEVSIALKNESLEMQQPLRRTHSRIKSTDSSPGQSSPVQRSSSKASKGGKGTKRTRTLVNSNSTGSLRNASATTKRTQSCLTKTNDQTTKAKSKLRSVVSAGDLHCPLAGSAAHISVTTAQGQTVCFSEETKDEIDLDVLDDVAWCQIQKLTSLMDYLSRRR
- the plin2 gene encoding perilipin-2 — encoded protein: MAAAVITNQNVVERVTSLPLVSSTYGLVSSAYSTTKDTHPYIRSVCEAAEQGVRTITSVAVITASPIIGKLELQIAIANNLACKGLDRIEKTLPILNQPSEQIVSSAKGAVTGTVSGARDTVSDTLTNVVDKTRAAVSTVLESRVARLVSSSVDTALSTSESLVEQYLPLTEGEPELEAEAVKSSEEKEPSYYVRLGSLSTKLRKRAYTRALAKVRDGKQRSVDFISELNSAVDLIEYGRKNIDGANQMVNNKLTALAAWRPNGPDQQNGHGAEVIEHRTLTLAQSLTQQLQTTCLVLVSRLQGLPNHVQQEALLLGRSATQVYVSFSKASSLGDLPDSVLSASRVQLGRMKDSLDNVMDYLVNNTPLNWLVGPFYPRMDAERTRAPALSSGQSHREEPGEVEMETLHSHQHQ